CATGCAGGAGACGTTCAAGGGCCGGGGCATCCTGCGCACCATCTTCCTGGTGCCGTACGCACTGCCCGTCTACGCCGCCGTCATCACCTGGGCCTTCATGTTCCAGCGCGACAACGGCCTGGTGAACCACGTCATCCACGACCAGCTCGGGCTCACCGACAGCCCGCCGTTCTGGCTCATCGGCGACAACGCCTTCGTCACCCTGCTGGTCGTCTCGGTCTGGAAGGGCTGGCCCTTCGCCTTCCTCATCATGATGGCCGGCCTGCAGAACATCCCCCGCGAGATCTACGAGGCCGCTGCCCTGGACGGGGCGGGCGTCTGGCAGCAGATCCGCCGCATCACGCTCCCCTCGCTGCGCCCGGTCAACCAGGTCCTGATCCTGGTGCTGTTCCTGTGGACGTTCAACGACTTCAACACGCCGTTCGTCCTGTTCGGGAAATCGGCACCGGCGTCGGCCGACCTGATCTCCATCCACATCTACCAGTCCTCGTTCCAGACCTGGAACTTCGGCACCGGATCCGCGATGTCCGTCCTGCTGCTGCTGTTCC
This genomic interval from Streptomyces sp. NBC_00193 contains the following:
- a CDS encoding carbohydrate ABC transporter permease, coding for MTTTAPPRTGKRTVRKNQPGAAPRTRRSGRLRRISLPYLLLLPALVLELLVHLIPMVIGIVVSFKELTQFYLRDWGNAPWSGLDNYALTVDFDAPVGQALLSSFFTTCLFTFFSVGLCWLIGTAAAIFMQETFKGRGILRTIFLVPYALPVYAAVITWAFMFQRDNGLVNHVIHDQLGLTDSPPFWLIGDNAFVTLLVVSVWKGWPFAFLIMMAGLQNIPREIYEAAALDGAGVWQQIRRITLPSLRPVNQVLILVLFLWTFNDFNTPFVLFGKSAPASADLISIHIYQSSFQTWNFGTGSAMSVLLLLFLLVVTGLYLLFTSRGRSATDA